In a single window of the Thermodesulfovibrionales bacterium genome:
- the gyrB gene encoding DNA topoisomerase (ATP-hydrolyzing) subunit B, with product MEEKETKKENQETYGAEDIKILKGLTAVRKRPAMYIGSTGPEGLQHLVYEAVDNSVDESLAGYCNNIDVILHHDGSCSVIDDGRGIPTGPHPGDLEGRTAAEVVLTELHAGGKFESKAYKISGGLHGVGISVVNALSEWLEVEIKQNGQVFQQRFERGHPTGPLTVVGKTKGRGTKVTFKPDPEIFEMTDFSYDVLSQRLRELAFLNSGLKITILDERVDKKQEFIYKGGIVSFVEHLNKNKAPLHPKPIYVSGERDGISAEVALQYNDGYSETIFTFANNINTREGGTHLIGFKSALTRTANSYASSSGIIKTGKEGISGDDIREGLTAVVSVKLPNPQFEGQTKMKLGNSEAKGIVESIVNDALSTYFEENPPTAKKIIEKAIQAARAREAARKARELTRRKGALEDTGLPGKLADCSEKDAALSELFIVEGDSAGGSAKQGRDRRTQAILPLRGKILNVEKARFDKMLSSEEIRILITALGAGIGADDFDIAKIRYHKIVLMTDADVDGAHIRTLLLTFFYRQMPQIIENGYLYIAQPPLFKVKKGRTEKYIQNEGEMQNMLLELAAEDIAIPVKGQEVKGKALIPFLKRLSNCERLIEWFERRRKDPLVLKALLKEGLSKQLLKGRKELAGLLEKVKAEVPGVSFGDIYDEEEHEGYGVEIRRDNYKIVLDTNFLLTPEFRELETLYGSIKELGKAPYTITTKEGQKDMQSTAELYNYVFEAARKGLSIQRYKGLGEMNPQQLWETTMDSDKRTLLQVSIEDSVQADDIFTILMGDQVEPRKDFIVKHALEARNIDI from the coding sequence ATGGAAGAGAAAGAGACGAAGAAAGAGAACCAGGAAACATACGGCGCAGAGGACATCAAGATTCTGAAAGGTCTCACTGCCGTGAGGAAGAGACCGGCGATGTATATCGGGTCCACAGGGCCCGAAGGTCTGCAGCACCTCGTGTACGAGGCGGTGGACAACAGTGTTGATGAATCTCTCGCCGGGTATTGCAACAACATCGACGTGATCCTCCATCATGACGGCAGCTGCTCTGTTATTGATGATGGAAGGGGAATCCCCACTGGCCCCCATCCCGGGGACCTTGAAGGTCGGACAGCTGCAGAGGTTGTACTTACAGAACTCCATGCAGGAGGAAAGTTTGAATCGAAGGCTTACAAGATATCAGGGGGACTCCACGGCGTGGGGATTTCAGTTGTGAATGCCCTCTCAGAGTGGCTTGAGGTCGAGATAAAGCAGAATGGCCAGGTCTTCCAGCAGAGGTTTGAGAGGGGACATCCGACAGGCCCCCTGACGGTCGTGGGAAAGACGAAGGGAAGGGGCACAAAGGTGACTTTCAAGCCCGACCCGGAGATCTTTGAGATGACCGATTTCAGTTACGACGTCCTTTCACAGAGATTGAGGGAGTTGGCGTTCCTGAACAGCGGACTCAAGATAACGATCCTTGACGAGCGGGTCGATAAGAAGCAGGAGTTTATCTACAAGGGAGGGATCGTCTCTTTTGTGGAGCATCTGAACAAGAACAAGGCCCCCCTTCATCCCAAGCCCATCTATGTCTCCGGTGAAAGAGACGGTATTAGTGCCGAGGTTGCTCTCCAGTACAACGACGGCTACTCGGAGACCATCTTTACCTTTGCCAATAATATCAATACCAGGGAAGGGGGTACGCACCTCATCGGCTTTAAGTCTGCATTAACAAGGACAGCCAACAGTTATGCCTCATCTTCGGGGATCATAAAGACCGGGAAAGAGGGTATCTCCGGTGACGATATCCGGGAAGGGTTGACGGCGGTTGTGAGCGTGAAGCTCCCGAACCCCCAGTTCGAGGGCCAGACAAAGATGAAGCTCGGCAACAGTGAGGCAAAGGGGATCGTCGAGTCGATCGTGAACGACGCCCTGTCCACTTATTTCGAGGAAAACCCCCCGACCGCGAAGAAGATAATCGAAAAGGCCATTCAGGCTGCCCGTGCAAGGGAGGCGGCGAGGAAGGCGAGAGAACTCACGAGGAGAAAAGGCGCTCTTGAAGACACAGGCCTTCCAGGGAAGCTTGCAGACTGTTCAGAGAAAGACGCCGCGCTAAGCGAACTCTTCATTGTTGAGGGTGATTCCGCAGGGGGCTCGGCAAAGCAGGGGAGGGACCGGAGGACACAGGCGATCCTGCCTCTCAGGGGAAAGATCCTCAATGTCGAAAAGGCCCGTTTCGACAAGATGCTCAGCTCCGAAGAGATCAGGATACTCATCACTGCCCTTGGGGCCGGCATCGGCGCAGATGACTTCGATATAGCAAAGATACGGTACCATAAGATCGTCCTCATGACGGATGCCGATGTGGACGGTGCCCACATACGTACCCTCCTCCTCACGTTCTTCTACCGACAAATGCCCCAGATTATCGAGAACGGTTATCTCTATATTGCACAGCCCCCCCTCTTCAAGGTCAAGAAGGGCAGGACAGAAAAATATATCCAGAACGAGGGCGAAATGCAGAACATGCTCCTGGAGCTTGCTGCGGAGGATATCGCCATACCCGTCAAAGGCCAGGAAGTGAAGGGGAAGGCCCTTATCCCTTTCCTGAAGCGTCTCTCGAACTGTGAGCGCCTAATCGAATGGTTCGAGAGACGGCGGAAGGACCCACTCGTCCTGAAGGCTCTCTTGAAAGAAGGGCTAAGCAAGCAGCTTTTGAAGGGGAGAAAGGAGCTTGCAGGGCTCCTCGAAAAGGTCAAGGCAGAGGTTCCCGGAGTCTCCTTCGGTGATATCTATGATGAGGAAGAACACGAGGGATACGGCGTCGAGATACGGAGGGACAATTATAAGATCGTTCTTGATACGAACTTTCTTCTGACCCCCGAATTCAGGGAACTCGAAACCCTCTACGGTTCCATTAAGGAGCTGGGCAAGGCCCCGTATACCATAACCACAAAAGAGGGGCAGAAGGACATGCAGTCTACAGCAGAACTCTACAACTATGTCTTTGAAGCGGCGAGGAAGGGTCTTTCGATCCAGAGATACAAGGGTCTCGGCGAAATGAACCCTCAGCAGTTATGGGAAACGACCATGGACTCAGACAAAAGGACGCTGCTCCAGGTGAGCATCGAAGACAGCGTCCAGGCGGATGATATCTTCACGATTCTCATGGGCGATCAGGTCGAGCCGAGAAAGGATTTCATCGTGAAGCATGCCTTGGAGGCGAGGAATATAGATATATAG
- a CDS encoding DUF3300 domain-containing protein: MSGILEDVKEKPFLRRTCARGSVILSILCLSALLLIQDVRGDSSSVYLFTNQELDDLLSPIALYPDPLLAQMLPAATYPEELAAAAAWLRSGGDPSRIDEQFWEENVRAIAHYPDVLFMMTDDMDWTASIGDAFLNQPQDVTNSIQRLRWRAQNLGNLVSTDQQSVTTEGDYIEILPAQPQYIYVPQYNPSIIYVQRWTPGISPFIVFGFRLAIGGWLDLDFDWGHHHVYYHGWNRPGWVNRARPYVHITNVYVQRSRPYINQTWRHDPSHGDPGRFLASRPEGSPGRRPHTPEVRGRGTTPTGPMGGVFAPRTNTQQSSNRGKESRSTISPQPARQVPAVAPRPAPQAPAVTPRPAPQAPAVTPRPAPQAPASFGGYRGPAEVKTQSARGQASRQSNVGGHTAPAPVSRGGSPAQRGAPGGGGKQH; encoded by the coding sequence TTGAGTGGTATACTCGAAGATGTGAAGGAGAAGCCTTTTCTGAGAAGGACCTGCGCAAGGGGTTCTGTGATTCTTTCTATACTGTGCCTTTCGGCCCTGCTCTTGATTCAGGATGTACGAGGCGACTCGTCATCGGTATACCTGTTTACCAATCAGGAGCTTGACGACCTCCTCTCACCCATCGCTCTGTACCCTGACCCTCTGTTGGCCCAGATGCTTCCGGCAGCGACGTATCCTGAGGAACTCGCAGCTGCAGCGGCATGGCTGAGAAGCGGCGGAGACCCTTCAAGGATTGACGAACAATTTTGGGAAGAAAATGTGAGGGCGATCGCCCACTATCCCGATGTTCTTTTCATGATGACCGATGACATGGACTGGACTGCCAGCATTGGGGACGCGTTTCTGAACCAGCCGCAAGATGTGACAAATTCAATCCAGCGTCTGAGGTGGCGGGCGCAAAACCTCGGGAATCTGGTGAGTACCGATCAACAAAGTGTCACTACCGAGGGCGACTATATAGAGATTCTTCCTGCCCAACCTCAATACATTTATGTCCCTCAGTACAACCCTTCAATCATATACGTTCAAAGATGGACTCCAGGTATTTCCCCTTTCATTGTCTTTGGCTTTCGGTTGGCAATCGGAGGCTGGCTGGACCTGGACTTTGACTGGGGCCACCACCACGTTTATTATCATGGATGGAACCGCCCCGGGTGGGTCAATCGCGCAAGGCCCTATGTGCACATAACGAATGTTTATGTCCAAAGGAGCAGACCTTACATCAATCAGACATGGAGGCATGATCCTTCACATGGAGATCCGGGCAGGTTCTTGGCGTCACGACCCGAGGGATCTCCCGGCAGGCGTCCGCACACCCCTGAAGTCAGGGGAAGGGGTACAACGCCGACGGGCCCTATGGGAGGCGTCTTCGCCCCCAGGACCAATACGCAGCAATCGAGCAATCGCGGCAAGGAAAGCCGTAGCACTATTAGCCCACAGCCCGCTCGTCAGGTCCCTGCTGTCGCCCCACGGCCTGCGCCTCAAGCTCCTGCTGTGACCCCACGGCCTGCACCTCAAGCTCCTGCCGTCACCCCGCGGCCTGCACCTCAAGCTCCTGCTTCCTTTGGTGGTTATAGGGGACCCGCTGAAGTCAAGACGCAAAGTGCGCGCGGCCAGGCCAGTCGCCAGAGCAACGTGGGAGGTCACACTGCACCAGCTCCGGTAAGCAGGGGCGGCAGCCCTGCGCAACGTGGTGCACCCGGCGGCGGTGGAAAACAACATTGA
- a CDS encoding DUF2950 domain-containing protein, with protein MKTIPDGSALRSERRIAFFSMLLAFAILVIMGTVPEVGAASQRYFASPEDALKAMVEAVKSKDAAELDQIFGPARKELLTDDEVQHAAGLEAFAKHLAEKTDLVKENDSTVILYIGDENWPFPIPIARKGDQWFFDTKAGKEEILNRRIGENELTAILVCRTYVKAQREYALKDWEDTGMLAYAQKLRSDPGRKNGLFWRTKPGEEVSPFGELVAQAWKEGYKKKKAAFREESTPFHGYYFRILTKQGKHAAGGKYDYVINGNMVAGFAFVAFPANWGKSGIMTFIVNQQGKVYQKNLGPETTKIAREMKSYNPDATWSPVKE; from the coding sequence ATGAAGACAATTCCCGATGGCTCCGCATTAAGATCAGAACGGAGGATTGCTTTCTTCTCTATGTTGTTGGCTTTTGCAATCTTGGTCATTATGGGGACCGTGCCGGAGGTCGGCGCAGCTTCCCAACGGTACTTTGCCTCACCAGAAGACGCTCTGAAGGCAATGGTTGAAGCTGTAAAGTCAAAGGACGCGGCCGAACTGGACCAGATTTTCGGGCCCGCCAGAAAAGAGCTTCTCACTGATGATGAGGTGCAGCACGCCGCCGGACTTGAGGCATTTGCGAAGCATTTGGCAGAGAAGACCGATCTCGTCAAGGAGAATGATTCAACGGTGATCCTTTATATAGGCGATGAAAACTGGCCCTTTCCGATCCCGATTGCCAGAAAGGGTGATCAGTGGTTTTTCGATACGAAAGCGGGCAAGGAAGAGATTCTCAATCGCCGTATTGGTGAAAACGAGCTCACCGCCATACTGGTCTGCCGTACATACGTGAAGGCGCAACGGGAGTATGCACTGAAAGATTGGGAGGATACCGGAATGCTGGCTTATGCGCAAAAATTGCGAAGCGACCCCGGCAGGAAGAACGGTCTTTTCTGGAGGACGAAGCCGGGAGAAGAGGTGAGTCCCTTCGGCGAGCTCGTTGCTCAGGCCTGGAAAGAGGGGTATAAGAAAAAGAAGGCAGCCTTCAGGGAAGAGTCGACACCATTTCACGGCTACTATTTTAGAATCCTGACAAAACAGGGAAAGCATGCTGCAGGGGGAAAATACGATTACGTTATTAACGGCAATATGGTTGCGGGCTTTGCCTTTGTCGCATTCCCCGCAAACTGGGGGAAATCAGGTATCATGACCTTTATTGTCAATCAGCAGGGAAAGGTCTATCAGAAGAACCTCGGACCGGAGACAACCAAGATCGCTCGCGAGATGAAATCATATAATCCCGATGCGACCTGGAGCCCTGTCAAGGAATGA
- a CDS encoding YHS domain-containing protein, whose product MKTRVFAIIIVSTFLVCMLAITGKILAEELAVRQPTQSEIGKTVTCPVMNSKFEVTRSTPVIDYKGMSYYFCCEPCVKEFKANPGKYAAAGELIVRQPTQSEIGKVTTCPVMKGKFEVTKSTPVIDYEGKSYYFCCESCIDEFKKNPDKYAK is encoded by the coding sequence ATGAAGACAAGAGTCTTCGCAATCATTATTGTCAGTACGTTCTTGGTATGCATGCTTGCCATTACGGGAAAAATACTGGCAGAAGAACTGGCAGTGCGTCAACCCACGCAGAGTGAGATTGGCAAAACTGTAACCTGCCCCGTCATGAATTCAAAGTTTGAAGTCACCAGGAGTACACCCGTAATCGATTACAAAGGTATGAGCTACTATTTCTGTTGCGAACCTTGCGTGAAAGAGTTTAAAGCGAATCCTGGCAAATATGCAGCAGCTGGAGAGTTAATTGTTCGTCAACCTACTCAGAGTGAAATCGGTAAGGTTACTACATGTCCTGTGATGAAAGGCAAATTTGAAGTCACAAAAAGTACTCCTGTAATCGATTACGAAGGCAAGAGTTATTATTTTTGTTGCGAATCTTGCATAGATGAGTTCAAGAAAAATCCAGATAAATATGCTAAATAA
- the dnaA gene encoding chromosomal replication initiator protein DnaA: MSLEDIWNKSLAMVEKKVGLSTFELWFKPMKLTQLKDQTAVLEIPNRFFKEWIDDYYPHLVSEAVEGIVGHPVTVKFKIAEKVDAEIKKMDARLEGRKQRLASKGIYLNPKYTFESFIMGPSNQFAHAAATAVAENPGMSYNPLFVYGGVGLGKTHLITAIGNRVADKRREFNILYVSAEQFTNEVVAAVRHGKTEELKGRYRTLDLLLIDDVQFIENKNATQEELFHTINTLYERQKQIVLSSDRPPKDIKAITDRLRSRFGMGLIADIQPPELELRMAIIQKKAEIERIILTEEVSQFLAMKIKSNIRELEGCLIRLGAHGSLTGSPIDVAMAREVLRDIISDDDRPVTVEHIQKTVADFYGIKAQDMKSKKRTKEIALPRQVAMYISKKCTEGSLNDIGKNFGGKDHATVIYACKQIEERREKDEEFSRKIEGLINKIKT; this comes from the coding sequence ATGTCCTTAGAAGATATTTGGAACAAGAGCCTTGCCATGGTCGAAAAGAAGGTCGGTCTCAGCACCTTCGAACTCTGGTTCAAGCCTATGAAACTCACCCAGTTGAAGGATCAAACCGCCGTCCTTGAGATCCCGAACAGGTTCTTTAAGGAATGGATAGACGACTACTACCCTCATCTCGTCAGCGAGGCAGTCGAGGGAATAGTGGGTCATCCTGTAACGGTGAAGTTCAAGATAGCAGAAAAGGTCGATGCCGAAATCAAGAAGATGGACGCAAGGCTCGAAGGCCGGAAGCAGCGCCTTGCGAGCAAGGGGATCTACCTCAATCCGAAGTATACCTTTGAGAGCTTCATCATGGGTCCGAGCAACCAGTTCGCTCATGCCGCTGCCACAGCGGTAGCGGAAAACCCCGGTATGTCCTACAATCCTCTCTTTGTTTACGGGGGAGTCGGGCTCGGAAAGACCCACCTCATTACCGCGATAGGGAACAGGGTTGCCGACAAGCGCCGCGAATTCAACATCCTCTATGTTTCAGCAGAGCAGTTTACCAACGAAGTCGTAGCTGCGGTCAGACATGGAAAGACGGAAGAACTGAAGGGGAGGTACCGTACCCTCGATCTCCTGCTCATCGACGATGTTCAGTTCATCGAAAACAAGAACGCGACGCAGGAAGAACTGTTCCACACGATCAACACGCTCTACGAAAGGCAGAAACAGATCGTATTGTCGAGCGACAGGCCGCCCAAAGACATAAAGGCGATTACTGACAGGTTGAGGTCACGGTTCGGTATGGGCCTCATCGCAGACATACAGCCACCTGAGCTTGAACTGAGGATGGCTATCATACAGAAGAAGGCTGAGATCGAGAGGATAATCTTGACGGAAGAGGTATCGCAGTTCCTTGCCATGAAGATAAAGTCGAATATCAGAGAGCTTGAGGGTTGTCTCATAAGGCTTGGAGCCCATGGCTCGCTGACGGGCTCCCCCATCGATGTGGCGATGGCAAGGGAAGTTCTGAGGGATATCATCTCAGATGATGACCGACCCGTGACGGTGGAGCATATCCAGAAGACCGTTGCGGACTTCTATGGGATAAAGGCTCAGGACATGAAGTCGAAAAAGAGGACAAAAGAGATCGCTCTGCCCCGGCAGGTTGCGATGTATATCTCAAAGAAATGTACTGAGGGATCGCTCAATGATATCGGTAAGAATTTCGGAGGGAAAGACCATGCAACGGTCATCTACGCCTGCAAGCAGATTGAAGAGAGAAGAGAAAAAGACGAAGAGTTTAGCCGGAAGATTGAAGGTCTCATCAACAAGATAAAGACATAA
- the dnaN gene encoding DNA polymerase III subunit beta: protein MKLSIAKDELQDKLSNIQNIVEKRNTMPILSHFLLDSGKKGTHIVATDLQIAIKEPITAEVHVEGKLCVPARKLFEVVREAEGDIAIESDDEQWVKVLYGKSRFRLACLPPAEFPAWPGMESTEEIRLHTAVLSEMIEKTLFSAGETDTRYTLNGLLFHIKQGDKNMTVVGTDGHRLALIKKGLDKTVQEEKKVIIPRKAASEVRKFFGTTETVNAVFGKNHVLFRLGEVQFLARLIEGSYPDYEKVIPSANEKLLTIERELFLRALRRVSVISKERSNAIRMDVADGSLTFSSSNPDLGEAKDEIGAEYTGDPLSAGFNARYLIDSLNAMTSERVVFALQDPLSPTLLKEEGSEDYRCVIMPMRV, encoded by the coding sequence ATGAAGCTCAGCATTGCAAAGGACGAACTTCAGGATAAGCTGTCCAATATCCAGAACATCGTGGAGAAGCGGAATACGATGCCTATCCTGAGCCATTTTCTCCTCGACTCCGGGAAGAAGGGCACTCACATTGTTGCCACAGACCTTCAGATCGCCATCAAAGAGCCCATCACTGCAGAAGTCCATGTCGAAGGCAAACTCTGCGTCCCTGCGCGCAAACTCTTTGAGGTAGTAAGAGAGGCGGAAGGAGACATAGCAATAGAGTCCGATGACGAGCAGTGGGTAAAGGTACTTTATGGAAAATCGAGGTTTAGGCTTGCCTGCCTCCCTCCGGCTGAGTTCCCGGCATGGCCGGGCATGGAGAGCACCGAGGAAATCAGGCTTCATACCGCTGTACTTTCGGAAATGATCGAAAAGACCCTCTTTTCCGCGGGCGAGACGGACACGAGATATACCCTGAATGGACTCTTGTTCCACATCAAGCAGGGTGATAAGAACATGACCGTTGTCGGAACAGACGGGCACCGGCTGGCCCTGATCAAAAAGGGCCTGGATAAGACAGTCCAGGAAGAAAAGAAGGTGATCATCCCCCGAAAGGCTGCTTCGGAGGTCAGGAAGTTTTTTGGGACGACTGAGACCGTCAATGCTGTCTTCGGAAAGAACCACGTACTCTTCAGATTGGGAGAGGTCCAGTTTCTCGCGAGGCTCATCGAGGGTAGCTACCCGGATTACGAAAAGGTTATACCCTCGGCAAACGAGAAGCTCTTGACCATTGAAAGGGAGCTTTTCCTCAGGGCCCTGAGGAGGGTCTCTGTGATATCGAAGGAGCGGAGCAATGCGATCAGGATGGACGTAGCCGACGGCTCGCTGACGTTCTCGTCATCGAATCCCGATCTTGGGGAGGCAAAAGATGAGATTGGGGCGGAATACACGGGAGACCCCCTTTCCGCAGGCTTCAATGCACGGTATCTCATCGACAGCCTCAATGCGATGACCTCTGAAAGGGTCGTCTTTGCACTCCAGGACCCTCTCAGCCCGACCCTCCTGAAGGAAGAAGGAAGCGAAGACTACCGGTGTGTGATTATGCCGATGAGGGTGTAA
- the prfB gene encoding peptide chain release factor 2 (programmed frameshift), which yields MLLFDEIKQEIITLRTKTEALRGYLDVAALREDIARVQKDLSSETSWSSPAKLHSLQKKKSVIEDILLPFEALDDKLSYIEESMDILQEEEGEMFLADIHGEINEISESLQNIEMRHLLSGEVDRNNAILAIHPGAGGTESQDWAQMLMRLYLKWSEKRGFETHIADLQPGEEAGIKSVTMTVNGPYAYGYLKAEAGVHRLVRISPFDANKRRHTSFSAVFVYPDLEEDINVEVNDDDMRIDTYRASGAGGQHVNKTSSAIRITHIPTGIVVTCQNERSQHKNKAMALKILKAKLYDLQLREQEKKMEGLVGDKRDIAWGSQIRSYVLQPYRLVKDHRTGIEVGNVDAVLDGGIDVFIDAYLREKSKKM from the exons ATGCTGCTCTTTGACGAAATCAAACAGGAAATCATAACTCTTAGGACGAAGACCGAAGCCCTCAGAGGTTATCTT GATGTAGCTGCCCTCAGAGAAGATATCGCCCGCGTACAGAAGGACCTCTCATCAGAAACCTCATGGTCCTCGCCTGCGAAGCTTCACAGCCTTCAGAAGAAGAAATCGGTGATCGAGGACATCCTTCTTCCTTTTGAGGCCCTCGATGACAAACTCTCATATATCGAAGAATCGATGGATATCCTCCAGGAAGAAGAGGGAGAGATGTTCCTCGCTGATATTCATGGTGAAATCAATGAGATCAGCGAATCACTTCAGAACATCGAAATGAGACATCTCCTTTCAGGGGAGGTGGACAGAAACAACGCAATCCTCGCAATTCACCCGGGCGCTGGCGGTACCGAGAGCCAGGATTGGGCACAGATGCTCATGAGACTCTATCTTAAGTGGTCAGAAAAGCGCGGCTTTGAGACGCACATTGCTGACCTCCAGCCCGGTGAGGAGGCAGGGATCAAGAGCGTCACTATGACGGTGAACGGCCCTTATGCCTACGGCTACCTCAAGGCAGAGGCAGGTGTTCACAGACTCGTCAGGATATCTCCCTTTGACGCAAACAAGAGAAGACATACATCCTTCTCCGCGGTCTTTGTTTATCCCGATCTTGAAGAGGACATCAATGTCGAAGTAAATGATGACGACATGCGCATCGATACGTACAGGGCATCAGGAGCCGGTGGACAGCACGTAAACAAGACGTCGTCGGCTATACGGATAACCCATATCCCTACAGGAATTGTCGTGACCTGCCAAAACGAGAGATCACAACACAAGAATAAGGCGATGGCCCTCAAGATACTCAAGGCAAAGCTCTATGACCTCCAACTCCGTGAACAGGAAAAGAAGATGGAGGGACTTGTGGGAGATAAGCGGGATATTGCCTGGGGTAGCCAGATTCGGTCCTACGTCCTTCAGCCTTACCGATTGGTCAAAGACCATAGAACGGGTATTGAGGTTGGAAATGTCGATGCCGTCCTTGACGGGGGGATTGACGTTTTTATCGACGCCTATCTGAGAGAGAAAAGCAAAAAGATGTAA
- a CDS encoding DUF763 domain-containing protein — translation MPRTGTAISPLHYGKAPSWLFSRMKALSREITYAIVREFGQRELLQRLSDPYWFQALGCVLGFDWHSSGLTTTVTGALKEGLRGMESELGIFMAGGKGAASRKTPEQITFCAELVSIDPAPMIYSSRMSAKVDNTAVQDGYQLYHHVFIFTEKGEWAVVQQGMNEQTRQARRYHWLGSDVKDFVVEPHKAVCCDAKNETLNLVAYESEDARQTATLLSKERPQKVMKELQRIETLELPKRHTLAAALDVDARRLYRTLITTYERQPENFEALLGIGGVGPKAIRALSLVSEIIYGKAPSYRDPARFSFAHGGKDGTPFPVDRRTYDKTVEVIESAIKASKIGDQEKMDALRRMGKYFEA, via the coding sequence ATGCCGAGGACAGGAACAGCAATCTCGCCCCTCCATTACGGCAAGGCGCCATCATGGCTCTTCTCCAGGATGAAGGCCCTTTCCCGGGAGATTACCTATGCCATTGTCCGGGAATTCGGACAGCGGGAACTGCTTCAGCGGCTCTCTGACCCATACTGGTTCCAGGCATTGGGGTGTGTGCTCGGCTTCGACTGGCACTCCAGCGGATTGACGACGACAGTCACCGGCGCATTGAAAGAAGGGCTCAGGGGAATGGAATCCGAGCTCGGAATCTTTATGGCCGGAGGGAAAGGCGCAGCTTCGCGGAAGACGCCCGAGCAGATCACCTTTTGTGCCGAGTTGGTCTCGATCGACCCGGCACCCATGATCTACTCCAGCAGGATGTCCGCAAAGGTGGACAATACCGCGGTGCAGGACGGGTATCAGCTCTATCACCACGTCTTCATCTTCACAGAGAAAGGCGAGTGGGCGGTGGTCCAGCAGGGGATGAACGAGCAAACCAGGCAGGCCAGGCGCTATCACTGGCTCGGCTCAGACGTAAAGGATTTCGTGGTGGAGCCGCATAAGGCTGTATGTTGCGACGCGAAGAATGAAACGCTCAATCTGGTGGCCTATGAAAGCGAAGATGCACGGCAGACGGCCACCCTCCTTTCGAAAGAGCGACCGCAAAAAGTCATGAAGGAGCTGCAGAGGATTGAGACCCTCGAACTCCCAAAACGGCATACTCTCGCTGCTGCGCTGGACGTTGATGCAAGGAGATTATACAGGACCCTGATCACAACCTATGAGAGACAGCCCGAGAACTTCGAGGCGCTCCTTGGAATAGGAGGAGTCGGTCCGAAGGCCATCAGGGCATTGAGCCTCGTCTCTGAGATAATTTACGGCAAGGCGCCAAGCTACAGAGATCCCGCCCGGTTCAGCTTCGCCCACGGCGGAAAAGACGGCACTCCTTTCCCGGTGGACAGAAGAACCTATGATAAGACAGTCGAAGTGATCGAGTCTGCAATAAAGGCATCGAAGATCGGGGACCAGGAAAAGATGGATGCTCTCAGGAGAATGGGGAAGTATTTTGAGGCGTAG